Sequence from the Luteibacter aegosomaticola genome:
GTGATGACCGCCGGCACGGCCGTGCGCGAATCGCTGGAACTCATCCGCGCCCAGGGCGCCGAGCCGGCCGGCGTGCTGATCGCGCTCGACCGCCAGGAACGTGGCCAGGGCGAGCTCTCGGCGGCCCAGGAAGTGGCAGCCCAGTTCGGGATCCCCGTTATCGCCATCGCCAGCCTGGCCGACGTGCTCACCTACGCCGGGGAGCGCACCGAACTCGCCGCGGAACACGAGCGCCTGCTCGCTTATCGCGCGCAATATGGCGTGAAGGCCTGACAAAACCCACGACCGCGTCACGCGCCACATCCTGCCGTTGCCGTTCGTGCGCCGAACCCAGCGGCAGGCTGGCTATACTCCGGGCTCAGGAGGGGAAACCAATGCGAGCAGTGCGTTTTATCCTGGCGGGAGCGGTGGCAATCATGGCCACGTCCGCCGCCATCGCCCAAAAGTCTGACCGGAACGCGAACGCCTACCGGTATCGCTGGAAGGACGCCTCCGGGCAGTCCAATTTCAGCGACAGCCTCACCACCGAGGCGCTGAAGGCCGGTTACGACGTCGTCAATTCACGCGGCATGGTCGTCCAGCACGTCAATCGCCAGCTGACGGTCGATGAGAAGGCCGCGGCCAAGAAAGTCGCCGACCAGCAAGCCGCCGCGCAGGCCGTGATCGACCAGCGCAAGCGTGATGACGCGCAGATGCTCAACGCTTACCCGACGGAGCAGGCGTTCACCGCCGCCAAGCAGTCGCAGGTCGACAACGCCCACCAGACGGCGGAGACCACGCGCTTCAGCCTGCAGGGGCAGGAGAAGACCCTGGCCGACCTGCTGAACCGGGCTGGCGACATGGAGCGCGCCAAGCAGCCCGTGCCCCCGTATCTCACCACCCGCATCGGCGAACAGCGCAATACCGTGGCCGAGCTACGGGCGACGCTGCAGCGCCAGCAGGCGGCGGAAGCGGCTGCCAAGACCAACATGGATAGCGAAGTGCAGCGCTACCGCCAGCTGCGCGCCGCCAACGCCAACGGCGGCTGATTGCCGCCGCCCGCGCCGGTCAGACGCGTTCCGGTCAGAACGGCATCTGCAGCTTCGCGTCCACGGCGTGGAGCTGCAGACGGAACGCCTGCTTCACCCGCTCCAGGGCCTTGGCGCTATCGGCGTCGAAACGGAACACCAGCGCAGGCGAGGTGTTCGACGCACGGACCAGCCCCCACCCATCCGGCCAATCGGCACGCACGCCGTCGAGCGTGGTGATGCGCGCGTCATCGAACGTCGCCTTCGCCCGGAATGCCTCCATGAAGCGCGCGGACGCGCCTTCCGGCATGGGCAAGCGAATTTCAGGCGTCGATACGCTCTTCGGCAACGTCTCGAAGATTTCCGATGGCGAGCGGTCCTCGAGATCGGCCGCCAGGAGCTCCATCAGGCGCGCTGCGGCGTAGATGCCATCGTCGAAGCCATACCAGCGGTTGTTGTCCGCGAAGAAGAAGTGGCCGCTCATTTCACCGGCCAGTGCCGCGCCGGTTTCGCGCATCTTCGCCTTGATCAGCGAATGCCCGGTGCGCCACATCATCGGCACGCCCGCGGCATCCTGGATCACCTTGCGCAGGTGGCCGGTGCACTTCACATCGTAGATCACGGTGGCACCGGGATTGCGGGCCAGCACGTCCTGCGCGTAAAGCATCAACAGGCGGTCGGGGTAGATGATTTCGCCCGACGGCGTCACCACGCCAAGCCGGTCGCCATCGCCATCAAAGGCGATGCCGAGGTCCGCGCCAATAGTGTGCACGGCGGCAATCAGGTCGCCGAGGTTGCGTGGATCCGACGGGTCGGGGTGATGGTTCGGGAAGCGGCCATCCACGTCGCAGTACAGCGGCACCACCTCGCAACCGACCTCTTCGAGGACACGCGGCGCCACCGCACCGGCCGCGCCGTTGCCCGCATCCACGACGATCTTGAGCCGGCGCTGCGTTGAGACGTCATCGGCGACGCGGTTTACGTAGGCGTCGAGCACCGATTGCTCGCGCCAGCTGCCGTGGCCGCCGGTCGGCAACCCACCGGCGACGATGCGCCGGTAAAGGTCGGCGATCGCGTCTTCGGCCAGGGTTTCACCGCCCACCACGATCTTGAAGCCATTGTAGTCGGGCGGATTATGGCTGCCCGTCACGGCCACGCCGCAGCCCGTCCCAAGCTGGTAGCAGGCGAAGTAGACGAGCGGCGTCGGCACCGCGCCAAGGTCGATCACATCAATGCCCGCATCGCGCAGGCCATCCATCAGTGCGCCACCCAACTCCGGGCCGGACAGGCGGCCATCGCGTCCCACCACGATCTCGGGCAGGCCACGTTCGCGCATCACCGCGCCAATCGCCTGGCCAATCTGCCGTGCGGTATCGGCCGTCAACGTCTTACCGACCACACCGCGAATGTCGTAGGCACGGAAGATGGCCGGATCCACGGGCGCGGCGGCGGCCTGTGCCGGTACCGGCGCGGCTCGCTCGAGCGTCGGCCGCGCGGCAACCGCATCGCCCTGTGCCGGCGAAGGCGGCAGGCGCGGCTTGCGCTGCACATCCGCCACCAGGATCTCCTTTTCCTCGGGGGCTTCTTCGACCACGGGTGCCGCCCGGCTGCGCGACCAGAGCAGGAAAGCACCGCCACCCAGGCCGACCAGCGCCAGTAGCGCTGCCAGCACTTCCGAATGCGGAATAACGATGAACGCTCGCGGCATGGCCGCGAACACGTAGAGCGCCGCGCCCTCCACACGCAGGCCCTGGCTACCGAGTTCACCGCTGTGACGGCCTTCGGCGATCAGGCTGAGGCTATCCGGGCCATCACCCTGGCGAAGTTCAAGCCGCCCGCCGTGAGGCGAGATGGCCGCGAACCGGTTGGCAAACCCCTCGAACGGGTACTCCAGCCACGCCCAGGCGCGCAACGCACCGCCAGCCTGGATCGGCTCGACGACACTGAGCCGGCGCTTCCCGTCACTGGTCTGCGTACTAGCGGGCGGCGGCTCGCTGGCACTGAGCGCGGCCATGAGCTGGGCCGCCTTGGCGTAACCAAACTCGCGGTAATTCGCGCGGACGACTTCATCCAGGCCCGGGCTATACACCTCGACCGCCACGGCGGAAGGCAACAACGCGTGGAGCCGGGCCGAAGCGGCCGCATGGTCATCGATGCCGGCAAGCAAGGTCGGGTCGTTTAGCGCAGCGAGAAAGGGCTTGCGCAGCCCCGCGTATTCCGCCGAAAGCTGGCGCGCCGCCTCTGCCTGCGAGGCGCGGACGTCCGCCGCCGCGCTCTCCTCATCGGCGATCAGCCACGCCTGCCAGGCGCAAAAAGCGCCCGCGGCAAGCAGTACGGTGGCTCCCACTAACGTGAGCAGCTTCCGTACATCGACGCGAGGCCCCCGCCCCACCCCTCTCGCTATCCCAGCCATGTTGCCCCTTACCCTTCCGGAGTATCAGTTGACGCCGGTGGACCCAAAACCGCCCTCACCCCGGCGCGACGGTGTGAACCCGTCGACGACGCGCAAACGCGCCCGCCCGACCGGCACCAGCAATAATTGCGCAATCCGGTCCCCCGGTGCGATGGTCAAATCGGCAGTTCCGCGATTCCATGCCGAAATCATGAGCGGTCCCTGGTAATCCGCATCGATAACACCCACCAGGTTGCCCATGACGAGCCCCTGCTTATGGCCGAGGCCCGAGCGCGGCACGATCAGAGCACACCAGGCGGGGTCGCCGATGTGAATGGCCATACCGGTCGGCACCAGGACGCTTTCACCGGGCTTGAGCGTGATGGGCGCCTCCACGGCAGCCCGCAGGTCCATGCCAGCGCTGCCGTCGGTGGCAGGTTCCGGCAGCGGGATGCTGTCGCCCAGGCGGGCGTCGAGCACCTTGAGTTCAATGTCGATCAAGAGCGGATTCCATGGGTAGCAAGGAAGCGATCGGCCACGTGAGCCATGAGCTGGCGCGCGAGGTCCGTCTTCGGTGCCTGGGCCAGCGACGCGTCGCCATCGGCCCAGAAGAGATGTAGCGCGTTATCGGCCACTTCGAAGCCACGGCCGCCACCCACGTCGTTGGCGGCGATCATGTCCAGGCCCTTCCGCGCCAGCTTGTCGCGCGCATAGTCCGCCACGTCGCGGGTTTCCGCGGCAAAGCCGACGAGAAACGGGTGCTGCGGCCGCGCGGCCAGCGAGCCAATGATGTCGGGGTTCTCGGCAAGCTCCAGGCGCAGCGGCTCGCCACCGGCCTTCTTGAGCTTGTGCTCGGCGATACCCGCCGGACGGTAATCCCCGACGGCTGCCGCACCGATATAGATATCCGCACCGTCGCTCGCAGCCAGCACGGCTTCGTGCATCTGCCGGGCGCTGCGCACATCGATGCGCCGTACACCAGGCGGCGTCGGCAAGGCGACCGGACCGGCCACGAGGGTCACCTCGGCGCCGGCATCGCGTGCGGCGGCCGCGACGGCAAAACCCATCCGGCCGGAGCTGCGGTTGCCGATAAAGCGCACCGGGTCGATGTCTTCATACGTCGGGCCCGCGCTCACCACCACATGGCGGCCTCGCAGCCGCTGCTCGCCGAACGATGCGACCAGGATGTCCCGCAGCTCATGCGGTTCGAGCATGCGGCCCGAGCCAATGTCGCCACAGGCCTGGTCGCCGTCGGCGGGGCCGAGCACCTGGACGCCACGCACGCGCAACGTACCGATGTTGGCCTGCACGGCCGGGTGCGCCCACATCTGCTGGTTCATGGCGGGTGCGATAGCCACGGGTGCGGCGGTTGCCAGCACCACGGTAGAAAGCAGGTCGTTGGCGAAGCCATGGGCTAGCCGCGCGATGGTATCGGCGCTGGCGGGCGCGATGAGGATGCGCTCCGCCCATTTCGCCAGCTCGATATGCCCCATGGCCGCCTCACCCGCCTCATCCCACAGGCTGACGCGCACGGGCTGGCCGGAAAGTGCCTGGAACGTGGTGGGCGTGACGAAATGCGTGGCGCCTTCCGTCATGACGATGCGCACCTCGGCCTCGAGATCGCGCAGGCGACGGACGAGTTCGCAGATCTTGTAGGCGGCGATGCCGCCGGTGACGCCAATCAGGATGCGACGCTGGCGGAGGGTCATGGCGGAGCAAGGCATAGCAAAGAGACGGGTTAGCTTAACGGATTTCCCTGACGCAGCCCCGTGACGAATGCCCGGCGTTTTTCGGAATCCTTCTATCGTCAGGAACGGGTTGGCAAACGTAACGTGGTGGGCCCCCAACCCACGTCCCATCCGGGGCACGAAAGGAATCCCCCATGCCGCGCCGATCCGCCAAGAAACACGCCGCCCGCGACGCCACGCCCGAGGGCACGACGTGGTCACAACCCATCCCCGCCTGGCCTGCCCGCGAGCGCCCGCGGGAACGACTCCTGCTCCAGGGCCCCGCCGCCCTCTCCGACGCCGAACTCGTGGCCGTCCTGCTGGGCAACGGCACCCCAGGCGCCGATGCCGTCACCACGGGGCGGGCCCTGCTCGCCAGCGCCGGCAGCGTCGGCCGGCTTTTGGCCGGCGTTTCCGAGCTGGCCCATGTGCCGGGCGTCGGCCCGGTCAAGCGGGCCCGGCTCATAGCCGCCCTGGAGCTCGCCCGGCGCTCACTGGGCGAGGGGCTCACCGAACTGCCCGCCATCCGCGGCGTTGAGGATTGCTACGACTTCCTCAAGGCCCGCCTGGGCAACCTGAACCATGAAATCTTCGCCTGCCTGTTCCTGGACGTGCGCCACAGGGTCATCACCTTCGAGGTGCTTTCCGAAGGCACGATCAATGAAGCCACCGTCTACCCCCGCGAAGTCGTCCGGGCGTGCCTGCGCCACCACGCCAGCGCGGTCATCCTGGTCCACAACCATCCCTCGGGCGATGCATCGCCCAGCGTCGCCGATTGTGAAATCACCGAGCTCATCCGCGATGCCCTGGACCTGCTCGAGGTCAAACTGGTCGACCACATCGTGGTCGGGGCGGGCAAACCGGTTTCCATGGTCGCCAGGGGCCTGGCCTGAAACAAAAAAAAGACGGCGCGAGTGCCGCTCGCGCCGTCATGGGTCACCTGTCGAGGGAGGGGCTTCGATAACCCGTGCGTGCCTTGGGCCGGGGAGACACCGGGCACGAGAAAAAGTGTGACAGTGGCCGATGACAACGCGGTGACGTGCCGCTTTCGCGCTGATGGCGGGCTTGCATTATCTGACTTATGCACATCAGCCCTTTTTGTCAGTTGGCCGTCACAGCTGTTGTCCCGGCACAGGTCAGCAAGCTAAGTCATTGATCGGATAATGCTTAGTGTGTTACGTGCCGATGTCACGGCCCATACCCCGCCGCACTGGGCGGCGGGCCGGGCGATTGCCCACAGAGTTATCCACAGGCCTGTGGAGAACCTGCCCCCGCGCCGCAGGCCCGGCGCCACAGGCCCTTTCTGCTAGGATTACCGGTTCCATATCCGTGTCGCGAAGCCCGTGAAACAAGAGCTCAAACAACTCGTCCTGCAGGCCATCGGCGCGCTGCGTGAGTCCGGCAAGCTGCCGTCCGATTTCGTCGCCCCGGTGTTCGTGATCGAGCGCACCCGCAGCCGCGAGCACGGCGATTTCGCGACCAATGCCGCCATGATGATGGCCAAGGCTGCCGGCCGTAAGCCGCGCGATATCGCCACCGACCTGGTCGAGGCCATGCCCGCCTCCCCGCTCGTGGGCAAGGTCGAGATCGCCGGCCCGGGCTTTATCAACTTCTTCCTGGCCCCGGCCGCCTTCCACGCCGAGATCTCGCGCGCCCTGGCGGAAACCGGAAAGTACGGCCAGAACAACGACGGCGGCGGCCGCACGGCGGGCGTCGAGTACGTCTCGGCCAACCCCACCGGCCCCCTGCATGTCGGCCACGGCCGCGCGGCGGCCATCGGCGACAGCATCAGCCGCCTGCTCGGGGCCACCGGCTACAAGGTCGCCCGCGAGTTCTACTACAACGACGCCGGCGTGCAGATCGCCAACCTGGCGCTCTCGACCCAGTGCCGGGCCAAGGGCATCGGCCCGGATGACGCCGGCTGGCCGGAAAGCGGCTACCGCGGCGATTACATCGCCGACGTGGCCCAGGCCTTCCTGGCGAAGGCATCGGTCGAAGCCGATGGCGAGGTGGTCACCGCCACGGGCGACGCCGATAACCTCGACGATGTGCGCCGCTTCGCCGTGGCCTACCTGCGCCACGAGCAGGACCTGGACCTGAAGGCCTTCGGCGTGTCGTTCGATGTCTACTACCTCGAGTCCTCGCTCTACAGCGAAGGCAAGGTGGACGAGACCGTGCGCGAGCTGGTCGCCCATGGCCACACTTATGAAGAAGGCGGTGCGCTGTGGCTGCGCTCCACCGATTTCGGTGACGACAAGGACCGCGTCATGCGCAAGTCCGACGGCACCTACACCTACTTCCTGCCCGACGTCGCCTACCACCGCACCAAGTGGCAGCGCGGCTACGAGCGCGCCATCACCGAGCTGGGCAGCGACCACCACGGTTCGCTGGCCCGCGTGAAGGCCGGCTTGCAGGCGCTCGATGCCGGTATCCCGAAGAACTGGCCGGAATACGTGCTGCACCAGATGGTCACCGTGATGAAGGGCGGCGAGGAGGTGAAGATCTCCAAGCGTGCCGGCTCGTACGTCACGTTGCGCGATCTCATCGATGAAGTGGGCCGTGATGCCACGCGCTACTTCCTCATTGCGCGCAAGGCCGACTCGCAGCTCGTCTTCGACATCGACCTGGCCCGTTCACAGACCAACGACAACCCGGTGTACTACATCCAGTACGCGCATGCCCGCGCCAGCCGCGTCTTCCGCGAACTGGCCGATCGTGGCCTCGCCACCGATCGCGGCAACGGCATCGCGAAGCTGCCCCTGCTCGACACCGAGCACGAGCAGGCGCTGATGTTCGAGCTGTCGCGTTACCCGGAAGTCGTCGAGGCCGCCGGCATCAATCTGGAACCGCACCTGATCGCCCAATACCTGCGCGAGCTCGCGGGCGCCCTGCACAGTTACTATCACGAGCACAAATGGATCGTTGACGACGCTGACCAGCGCGACGCCCGCCTTACGCTCGTGGCGGCGACGCAGCAGGTCCTTCGCAACGGCCTCGACCTGCTGGGCATCAGCGCCCCGGAGAGCATGTAATGGCAACACGCAAGAAGGGCAAAGGCCGCCAGGCGGTCCGCAACAGTTCCGGCGGCATGCCGGGCTGGGGCTGGGCGCTCATCGGCATCCTTGCCGGTGCCCTGCTCATGGCGTTCGCCATGAAGGGCAGCTTCATGCCCATGAAGAAGGATGGCCCCGAGGCCAACCCGCAGGCCACCGCGCAGAAGGGCAGCGATCCGGGCGTGGCTGACCAGACCCAGCCTGAGAAGGCCGACAACAAGCCGCATAAGCCGTCGTACGATTTCTACTCGGTGCTCTCCGAGAAGGAAGTGCGGATCCCGGATGCCGAGATCCACGCGCAGGCGAAGGCCGAGGCCCAGCAGAACCAGCAGCAGACGGCCGCCGCCCAGCAGCAGGCTCAGGCCGCACAGCAAGCCCAGGCAGCCGCCGCCGCTGCGCAGAAGCAGCAGGTCGATGCGGCCACGGCCAACCTGCCGAAGGCCAGCACGCAGACGGTTACGGCGACGCCCGCACAGACCCAGCAGGCTCCGGCCGCGTCGGGCGGCAGCGGGTATCTTCTGCAGGTAGGCGCGTTCCCGAGCGCCGCCGATGCGGAAGCGCTGAAGGCCAAACTCGCGCTGCAGGGCTTCATCGCCAACGTGCAGCCGGTGAAGGTGGGCGCGCAGACTTACAACCGCGTGCGCCTTGGGCCGTTCAAGTCGGCGACCGAACTGGAAGGCACGCAGCAGCGCCTGCAGTCGGCTGGCATCAAGGCCATTGCCCTGAAAGAAGGCAGCTGATCCACTGCCCGCCTGACGAAAAAACCCGCCTTTCGGCGGGTTTTTTTGTTTAGCTCTTGCGCTTCAGGCGGATCAGCGCGGAGATGTCGTCGTCGCCGTAGCCTTCGGACATCAGCTGGGCGAAGTCCGACAGGGACTGCTCGATGATCGTGCGGTTGGTGCCCGCATCGGCGGCGATGCCGCGGACGATGCCCAGATCCTTATGCAGCAGCGCCAGCTTGAAGCCCACCGAGAACTCGTTGCGCAGCATGGTGGCGCCGCGCTTTTCGAGGAACCAGTTGCCGGCCGCGCCAGCGCCGAGCGTCGGGATCAGGCGTTCCGGATCGAGGCCCAGCGCTTCACCCAGGGCCAGGCCCTCGGTCACGGCATGGGCGATACCCGCGACGAGCACCTGGTTCACCGCCTTGGTGGCCTGGCCGGCGCCCACCGGACCCATGTGGGTCACGCGGGCCGCATACGCTTCCAGCACCGGGCGTGCCGTTTCCAGCACGTCAGCGTCGCCGCCGACCATCACCGAAAGCTTGCCGTTCTTCGCGCCTTCGACGCCACCGGACACCGGGGCGTCGAGGAACGTGCCGCCCGCCTCGCCAATGATGCGTGCCGCCTTCTTCGCCGTATCCGGCGAGACCGTCGAATGGTCGACGACGATGGCACCCTTCTTCAGCGTCGGCGCCAGCGCTTCGACCACGCCGATCACATCGGCATCGGCGCTCACGCACACGGCGATCACATCGCAGCTCGACGCGATCGAGGCGAGATCCGGCGCCTGCACGCCCAGTTCCTGCGCCAGCGCATCAGCGCGGGCCTGCGTGCGGTTGCTCACCGCGGCGAGCAGGCCTTTCGCATGGAGGTGGCCGGCCATCGGGGCACCCATGGCGCCCAGCCCAATAAATGCAGCCTTCAAAGTCAT
This genomic interval carries:
- a CDS encoding SPOR domain-containing protein is translated as MATRKKGKGRQAVRNSSGGMPGWGWALIGILAGALLMAFAMKGSFMPMKKDGPEANPQATAQKGSDPGVADQTQPEKADNKPHKPSYDFYSVLSEKEVRIPDAEIHAQAKAEAQQNQQQTAAAQQQAQAAQQAQAAAAAAQKQQVDAATANLPKASTQTVTATPAQTQQAPAASGGSGYLLQVGAFPSAADAEALKAKLALQGFIANVQPVKVGAQTYNRVRLGPFKSATELEGTQQRLQSAGIKAIALKEGS
- the radC gene encoding RadC family protein translates to MPRRSAKKHAARDATPEGTTWSQPIPAWPARERPRERLLLQGPAALSDAELVAVLLGNGTPGADAVTTGRALLASAGSVGRLLAGVSELAHVPGVGPVKRARLIAALELARRSLGEGLTELPAIRGVEDCYDFLKARLGNLNHEIFACLFLDVRHRVITFEVLSEGTINEATVYPREVVRACLRHHASAVILVHNHPSGDASPSVADCEITELIRDALDLLEVKLVDHIVVGAGKPVSMVARGLA
- the argS gene encoding arginine--tRNA ligase, translating into MKQELKQLVLQAIGALRESGKLPSDFVAPVFVIERTRSREHGDFATNAAMMMAKAAGRKPRDIATDLVEAMPASPLVGKVEIAGPGFINFFLAPAAFHAEISRALAETGKYGQNNDGGGRTAGVEYVSANPTGPLHVGHGRAAAIGDSISRLLGATGYKVAREFYYNDAGVQIANLALSTQCRAKGIGPDDAGWPESGYRGDYIADVAQAFLAKASVEADGEVVTATGDADNLDDVRRFAVAYLRHEQDLDLKAFGVSFDVYYLESSLYSEGKVDETVRELVAHGHTYEEGGALWLRSTDFGDDKDRVMRKSDGTYTYFLPDVAYHRTKWQRGYERAITELGSDHHGSLARVKAGLQALDAGIPKNWPEYVLHQMVTVMKGGEEVKISKRAGSYVTLRDLIDEVGRDATRYFLIARKADSQLVFDIDLARSQTNDNPVYYIQYAHARASRVFRELADRGLATDRGNGIAKLPLLDTEHEQALMFELSRYPEVVEAAGINLEPHLIAQYLRELAGALHSYYHEHKWIVDDADQRDARLTLVAATQQVLRNGLDLLGISAPESM
- a CDS encoding DUF4124 domain-containing protein — its product is MATSAAIAQKSDRNANAYRYRWKDASGQSNFSDSLTTEALKAGYDVVNSRGMVVQHVNRQLTVDEKAAAKKVADQQAAAQAVIDQRKRDDAQMLNAYPTEQAFTAAKQSQVDNAHQTAETTRFSLQGQEKTLADLLNRAGDMERAKQPVPPYLTTRIGEQRNTVAELRATLQRQQAAEAAAKTNMDSEVQRYRQLRAANANGG
- a CDS encoding NAD(P)-dependent oxidoreductase: MTLKAAFIGLGAMGAPMAGHLHAKGLLAAVSNRTQARADALAQELGVQAPDLASIASSCDVIAVCVSADADVIGVVEALAPTLKKGAIVVDHSTVSPDTAKKAARIIGEAGGTFLDAPVSGGVEGAKNGKLSVMVGGDADVLETARPVLEAYAARVTHMGPVGAGQATKAVNQVLVAGIAHAVTEGLALGEALGLDPERLIPTLGAGAAGNWFLEKRGATMLRNEFSVGFKLALLHKDLGIVRGIAADAGTNRTIIEQSLSDFAQLMSEGYGDDDISALIRLKRKS
- the dut gene encoding dUTP diphosphatase, translating into MIDIELKVLDARLGDSIPLPEPATDGSAGMDLRAAVEAPITLKPGESVLVPTGMAIHIGDPAWCALIVPRSGLGHKQGLVMGNLVGVIDADYQGPLMISAWNRGTADLTIAPGDRIAQLLLVPVGRARLRVVDGFTPSRRGEGGFGSTGVN
- a CDS encoding phosphomannomutase/phosphoglucomutase; translated protein: MAGIARGVGRGPRVDVRKLLTLVGATVLLAAGAFCAWQAWLIADEESAAADVRASQAEAARQLSAEYAGLRKPFLAALNDPTLLAGIDDHAAASARLHALLPSAVAVEVYSPGLDEVVRANYREFGYAKAAQLMAALSASEPPPASTQTSDGKRRLSVVEPIQAGGALRAWAWLEYPFEGFANRFAAISPHGGRLELRQGDGPDSLSLIAEGRHSGELGSQGLRVEGAALYVFAAMPRAFIVIPHSEVLAALLALVGLGGGAFLLWSRSRAAPVVEEAPEEKEILVADVQRKPRLPPSPAQGDAVAARPTLERAAPVPAQAAAAPVDPAIFRAYDIRGVVGKTLTADTARQIGQAIGAVMRERGLPEIVVGRDGRLSGPELGGALMDGLRDAGIDVIDLGAVPTPLVYFACYQLGTGCGVAVTGSHNPPDYNGFKIVVGGETLAEDAIADLYRRIVAGGLPTGGHGSWREQSVLDAYVNRVADDVSTQRRLKIVVDAGNGAAGAVAPRVLEEVGCEVVPLYCDVDGRFPNHHPDPSDPRNLGDLIAAVHTIGADLGIAFDGDGDRLGVVTPSGEIIYPDRLLMLYAQDVLARNPGATVIYDVKCTGHLRKVIQDAAGVPMMWRTGHSLIKAKMRETGAALAGEMSGHFFFADNNRWYGFDDGIYAAARLMELLAADLEDRSPSEIFETLPKSVSTPEIRLPMPEGASARFMEAFRAKATFDDARITTLDGVRADWPDGWGLVRASNTSPALVFRFDADSAKALERVKQAFRLQLHAVDAKLQMPF
- the coaBC gene encoding bifunctional phosphopantothenoylcysteine decarboxylase/phosphopantothenate--cysteine ligase CoaBC gives rise to the protein MTLRQRRILIGVTGGIAAYKICELVRRLRDLEAEVRIVMTEGATHFVTPTTFQALSGQPVRVSLWDEAGEAAMGHIELAKWAERILIAPASADTIARLAHGFANDLLSTVVLATAAPVAIAPAMNQQMWAHPAVQANIGTLRVRGVQVLGPADGDQACGDIGSGRMLEPHELRDILVASFGEQRLRGRHVVVSAGPTYEDIDPVRFIGNRSSGRMGFAVAAAARDAGAEVTLVAGPVALPTPPGVRRIDVRSARQMHEAVLAASDGADIYIGAAAVGDYRPAGIAEHKLKKAGGEPLRLELAENPDIIGSLAARPQHPFLVGFAAETRDVADYARDKLARKGLDMIAANDVGGGRGFEVADNALHLFWADGDASLAQAPKTDLARQLMAHVADRFLATHGIRS